The following is a genomic window from Thermogemmata fonticola.
AGATGGCCACAACCTCACTGCGGCGGATCAACACGCGCTTGCGGTTGCGCTTGATCCCTGTGGCGACCGACTCCGCGATGTAATTTTCACGGGTGGTGTCCGTGTCCCGCAGATCGTGCAAGTCGGCATTTCGGACCTCGATGTAATACTCGTCGTAACGGACCAGGCGCCCGAGGCAGACGTAGGGACTGACCAGGTCGATCACGACTTTGGCATCGAGGAGTTCGTCGAGCATGGAAGCCATCGGAGGAACCGAGGGCGATTGGGGCCGAGGAATATCCGCGTTCATGGTGGTCCTTCGCGCCAACGCCAGGGAACGAAAAAGCTCAAAAGGCTGTATCGGCCAACGAACATTGGTTTACAATTATTATGGTAATGAGGGGGGTGTGGAAGGGGGCAGGAATCCTCAGCGAACCCAATGCGAGACGACCCGTGGCGCTGCAACTGAACCTCAAGCCGTCCGAAGTGATGGTTACCAATGCACGGGAGTGGTCGGCTTGTCGGGAGCATTTGGCTCAAGCCAGTGTCGTGGGTCTGGATACCGAGTTTGTTGGGGAAGGCCGGCATCGGCCGGAATTGTGTCTGGTTCAGATCGCCACGCCGGAAACCCTCTATGTAATCGACCCATACGCTGTGGGGCGGCTGGAGGGTCTGTGGGAGCTATTGCAGGACCCACGCCGTTTGGTGGTGGTTCACGCCGGCAAAGAAGACATACGCATCTGCCAGCATCATGCTCAGCAACCGCCGGCCCGTATTTTCGACATTCAGCTCGCTGCTGGCCTATCAGGTCTGGATTATCCTTTGGGCTATGGCAAGCTGGTCGAAGAACTCTTTGGGGTCGCGATGAATAAGGAGCTGACGCTGAGCAATTGGCGCCAGCGCCCGCTCACCCAGTCCCAATTGCGTTATGCCTTCGATGACGTGCGGTATTTGTTGCCGGCGTATGTTCTGTTGCAGGGACGGCTTCAGCAGCAGCAGCGGGAAAGCTGGGCGGAGGAGGAGTTTGCCGCGTTGGTTCAGCGCGCCTTGGCCGAGGATCAGGGAGCGGAGAACTGGCGGCGGGTCAAAGGGCTGGGCCGCTTGGATCGGCAGGGCTTGGCCATCGTGAAAGAGCTGTACCAGTGGCGGGAGGAGTGGAGCCAGCGATGGAATCGTCCCTCCCGGCACGTGTTATCGGATCATTTGCTCGTGCGGATCGCTCGGCTCAAACCCCGCTGCCGCAAGGAACTCGCTTCGTTGCGAGGCGTGCCGCAGAATGCCGTGGCGGAGATTCTGGAAGTGATTCAGCAGGCTTTGGCTCTGCCACCGGCGGCTTGTCCTGCACCCACGCCGCGCATCCATGAAACCGCCGAAGTGGTTGCCGTCAGTCAGCTTTTGCAGATTGTCCTGCATGAATGGTGCTCCCGCCACCAGGTGGCCAGCAATCTGGCAGCCACGCCTGCGGACCTGAAAGCCTTCGCTTACTATCAACTGGCGCGGCGGCCAGCTCCAGAAATGCCTTTATTCCGCGGTTGGCGTGCCCAAGCCCTTCTGCCCGAACTCCAGGCCGTGCTGGAAGGGCGGCGCTGGGTGGCGGTCAATCCGCATCGCTCCCACGGCTTTCCCTTGCGAATCATCGCTTGGGACGATCCCACTGGTCTCCCCTTTCCTCACCCTGCCCCTACTCCCCAGCATTCACTCGCGCCTCTAGCGGATGCTGATGGTCCAGGGTTTCCCTCTTCGGACGCGGCGGCAGATACGACACCCATCCCGGTCCATCGTTGTTCGACATCGCCGGATGCTTCTACGCCAGAGGACGATATCCGACTCCCCCTGACGTCGGTGCCGGGGGATGGGGTATCTTCCTCTCTTCCCGTTGGTTCTGTAGCATCCTCTGAGGAAGTTACCGTTTCTCCATCATCACGTAGAACACCGAGCTGAGCCAGGACGCGGGAGAGACGAGTTTTGTTCCGGTGTAGCTACATACTACGGACTCCCCGAAACAAAGGAGGGAATGCTAGCCCGGATGGCTCTAAGAGAGTCTGCATTGCCATAAGTCCGCCGCTTGCTGTTCCGCGGAGTCGCATATGAGTCAGTTGCTCAAATGTCCCAATCCGAGTTGCTCGTATGTCTTTGATGCCACTGGCTTGCCAGCCGGGATGGTACTGGTTTGTCCGCGATGTACTATGCGTTTTGCCCTGGGGCCTTTGCCGTCGACCGCTCCGCAGACGGGAGTCAATCCTGCGGTACCTGGCGGCGGTCCTTCGTCGGCGAATTTTCCCGCCCCTGCTCCAGGGGGATCGCCTGTTATCGCTCCGCCACCAGCGGCCGTTTCTTCGGGGCCGGTGCCTGCAAATGTGATCGTTTCGCCTCTTGATGCGGCAAACACACCCCGCCGTTCCGTGGATTGGCTGAAAACATCCCTTCTAACTCTGCTGGTGTTGGGGGCCATCGGCCTGGCAGGTTACGCCGTTTATTACAATCTCAATTTGAATCAGACGCGCCGGACGGACAGCGCCTTGCATTACCGCGATTTCAATCTCGCTCTGACACCCCTGGGCGAGCCTTGGGTACCGGCCGACGATCTGCGTGCTCAGTTGGGATCGCCCGTGTTTGCGGCGTATCAACGGGAGGAACCCGCAGCGGTTGTCCTCCTGGCAGCCCGCAACTTCGACAAGCGCAATCCGCGTTTCGATGAGCTGGAGGAGATTTTGCGGCGCTTGCTCCGTCGAATTGTGGAAGCCGACACACTCACGCTGATGCCTCCGGAAGAACAGGATCAGAAGTGGATGGGTTTGGATCTGAAAGGCTATCGTTTCCGTGCCCAAGCACGGGATGATCAGTCGGTCATCAGCGGTCAAGCCTATTATGCAGCACACCAAGGAGTCGCATACTGGTTCATCGGCTGGACCAGCGAGGCCGCTTACGAACAAGTGAAGCCGGAATTTGCTCACTGGCGATCCCGGTGCCGCTCCCTCGGACTGCGGGACAACTGGCAACCCACCTTACCCTCTGCTGTGCCTTACAAAAATCTCGAAGTGGGCTACAGTTTCTCCGACCTGGCTCAGATGTGGAAGGAAGAAACCGATGAGGAAACGATCAAAGCCCGCGATCCCCAAGCGGACAAATATCTGAGCCTCAAGCTGCATGCTCCTGGCCAGCGCCGCGATCTGCCCAAGGAGGCGTTCCTCCTGGTTTATGTATTGCCGGGAGGCGGAGAACCGCTTCAGGTGGCCCGCGAGTACGTCGAAGACAGCCGGAGGCAGGAGCTACGCGCCGCCAATCCGGACTTGAAGGTGGAGTTTCAGGAACGGACCGAACCACCCGAAGGCGAACCCCCCGTTGGCGGCATTGAGACTGCTGCTCCCATCCTGCGATTACGCAGCACGGTGAAGAATGCTCTCGATCAGAACCGTTTACATGTACTTTCCGCAGTGCGAGTGGCGGATGGCCGGGTCGTGGCGATGCACGTCTGGTGCAACTGGAATGACCGTCTCGCCTTGGAACAGATGATGATCCAGATCGCCAGTACCCTCCGGGCCGAAGGCGGCGGCCAATAGAGACGCCCATCTTCGGAACGTGGAGGGCAAAGGCCAACAGAGCGAGCAAGTTCCGATAAGCTGGGCGGTCTCGTGTAGGAATGAACCGAGCTACCATTGCGGCGGCCACTGCCCGGAAAGAATGATTTGTTCCCATTCTTCTTGCAGCGGCCAGCGGACGGCACAGGTGCCGAAATCGGCCATGTACTGGTATTGCTGGAGGCGATCGATGGCCCGCTGGATAATAGCCCGATCTTTACGGAAGATGGGGCCGTGACTGGGGAGCAGGAACTCGGCGTCGTCGTCTCGAATGCGTTCCAGAGAGCGGATGAAATCGGGAATGTGGGAGCCATGATGGGCATCGATGACTCCCACGCAGCTATCCCTGTAGATGTTATCTCCGCTGAAGAGCAGGGAACCGAGTTTGAAGCTGAGTTGTCCTGGTGTGTGGCCGGGGGTGTGCCACACATGCAGACGGAGCTTGCCCACCCGGATCACGTCTCCCTCCTGAAGTTTGATGTCGATCTTGCACGGGGGCATGGGCACATGGAAATTCTGGGCCGAGATATGGGCATAGGTTTCAACAGCATCCCCGGCTTCGATGGCCGCCGCCGCACGGGGATGGGCTGCCGTTCGAGTCCGCAGGCGCTCCCGCGCCCGGGCCAACGCCTGGACGTGATCCACATCGGCATGCGTCGCCACGATCATCTTGCACTTTGACAGTGGGAAATCCAAGGCTCGGATCAGTTCGATCACCTCATCGAGGGTTTCTTCTTCCCCGATGTCGAGCAAAAGCCACTCCTGACCTCCATCCAGCAAATAAAGGTTGACGCCGAACGACCGCCCAGCTTGCAAGTTCAGCTCGATAACACCTGGAAAAATATACTTGCGTTCCAGCATACCGGACCGACTCCCCCTGCCGAGATGACAGCTATAGTGATGTTAGGTACCTGACCGTTGGCTTCAACCACATTTCCGCCTCAACCTCATCGGCTGCTACTGCGTTGCTCCGCCTGGTCCTCGACCCTGCTGGAGCCAAAGATCGGCTAGCACGTCCACCCTCGCTGGAATCGAATCCGAACCTCGATTATCTTTCAGGAGGAATGACAGCGTCGGATCATGGTGGTCCTATGTCAACGGGTTTTATGTTCGGGCGGCGGATAGGGTTTTAGATAGGGCCTCGGCCTGAGTGGCGAAGCGGTACAGTATCTCGGCGGCAGGTTCGAGTTGGTCCAGGTCGATCCACTCGTCGCGCGTATGGGCCTGGGCAATATCGCCGGGTCCGAAAACGATGGCAGGGATGCCAGCTTGAGACAATGTGGCGGCATCGGTGCCGAAAGGGACCGCCTGGACCGTATGATGTCCGACCACCGCGTCGATGATCTGTCCGAAGCGCTCCACCCATTCCATCGAGGCTTGCGGCGACAGCGGCGGGCAAGGAGAATGAGCGGTTTGTAAAGTGAACGGAACATCCGTTCCGACTGCGTGTCGCAGCCAGGCGAGCAGGTCGGCTTCGGCTTCGGCCACCGTCTCGCCGGGAATGAGCCGCCGATCAATCTCGATGCGGCAGAAGTCCGGGATGGTATTGGGCGAGACTCCGCCTTGGATCCGTCCCACGGCCAAGGTTCGTGGTCCCAGCAGCGGGTCGGCAGGACGCTGGCGCAATCGCTCGGCGTATTGTTCCAGGGCTAGCAGGATGCGACTCATCCGATAAATGGCATTGATGCCGTCTTCCGGGCGCGAGCTATGGCAGGCCCGGCCTGTTGTCTCCAAGGTCCAGCGGATCACGCCTTTGTGAGCCGAGACGATGTGGAGCCGGGTTGGTTCGGCGACGATCGCCACGTGTGGCCGGCCTTGCCGGAAACCGGAACGGACCAGGGCTTGGACTCCCAGAAAGCTGTGCTCCTCATCGACGGTCAAGGCCAGGGTGACGCGGGCTGACCCTGCGGGACGTTCCCGGACCAGTCGGACAAACGCGGCCAGCATAACGGCCAGCCCTGCCTTGACATCACACGCCCCGCGTCCATACAGCCGGTTGCCCTCTCGCTGGGCGGCAAATGGCTCAATCGTCATCCCATCGACAGGCACGGTGTCCTGATGGGCCTCGAACAGGAGATGGCAGGGAGCGGGATGCCCCGGATCGTAGTGGGCCAGCAAGTTATCCCGGCCCGGTTGCACGGTTTGCCGTTCTACGATGCAATTCAGCCCTTGGAGCAGATGAGCTACATAGTCTGTCACTCGATGCTCATAGAGAATATCCGCAGGCAAATCTGAGCGGCCCATCGGATTGACCGAGGGTCGACGCACGAGTTCCGCGAGCAGTTCCGGCAAGGGAGGCAACGTCAAAATCACGCAAATACCCCCGACAGGCTCATCCTGCTAAGTTGCCCGGACGCCCGGCAGCAAGGCTATGCGGGCGACAGCGGCAAGGTACATAAAGGGTAGCAGGACTTGGGGGTGTTTTCCATAGGCTTGCAGTCAAGGAAAATAATCGGCCAACCCAGTCCAGCGAATGCAGAGGGTTCCCAAAATCAGAGGCAGCCCGCCGCCGGGCTATCGCCGCTTGGGGTATTTCTCCACCCTAACTTGGAAAAACCGCTGTGCCCTGGGGTCAAGGCCTGTCCCTGCCTCGACCTCAACGTTGGTAGAGAGGCAAGATGCCTTTTTCCAGTTGCAGAATGGCCAGATTGACGGAAGTGGTAAAGACGGGGCCAATGTAGCCGCTGGTCCAGGAGCCATCGTTCGATTGCTGTTCGAGGAGATAGGGGAAGACCGCTTTCTTGTATTTGCTCCAGGTCAGCCAGTTTTCTTTCGGCTCGTTGGGGAAGAGTTGCCCGTAGCG
Proteins encoded in this region:
- a CDS encoding ribonuclease D; translation: MALQLNLKPSEVMVTNAREWSACREHLAQASVVGLDTEFVGEGRHRPELCLVQIATPETLYVIDPYAVGRLEGLWELLQDPRRLVVVHAGKEDIRICQHHAQQPPARIFDIQLAAGLSGLDYPLGYGKLVEELFGVAMNKELTLSNWRQRPLTQSQLRYAFDDVRYLLPAYVLLQGRLQQQQRESWAEEEFAALVQRALAEDQGAENWRRVKGLGRLDRQGLAIVKELYQWREEWSQRWNRPSRHVLSDHLLVRIARLKPRCRKELASLRGVPQNAVAEILEVIQQALALPPAACPAPTPRIHETAEVVAVSQLLQIVLHEWCSRHQVASNLAATPADLKAFAYYQLARRPAPEMPLFRGWRAQALLPELQAVLEGRRWVAVNPHRSHGFPLRIIAWDDPTGLPFPHPAPTPQHSLAPLADADGPGFPSSDAAADTTPIPVHRCSTSPDASTPEDDIRLPLTSVPGDGVSSSLPVGSVASSEEVTVSPSSRRTPS
- a CDS encoding M20 family metallopeptidase produces the protein MILTLPPLPELLAELVRRPSVNPMGRSDLPADILYEHRVTDYVAHLLQGLNCIVERQTVQPGRDNLLAHYDPGHPAPCHLLFEAHQDTVPVDGMTIEPFAAQREGNRLYGRGACDVKAGLAVMLAAFVRLVRERPAGSARVTLALTVDEEHSFLGVQALVRSGFRQGRPHVAIVAEPTRLHIVSAHKGVIRWTLETTGRACHSSRPEDGINAIYRMSRILLALEQYAERLRQRPADPLLGPRTLAVGRIQGGVSPNTIPDFCRIEIDRRLIPGETVAEAEADLLAWLRHAVGTDVPFTLQTAHSPCPPLSPQASMEWVERFGQIIDAVVGHHTVQAVPFGTDAATLSQAGIPAIVFGPGDIAQAHTRDEWIDLDQLEPAAEILYRFATQAEALSKTLSAART
- a CDS encoding BRcat domain-containing protein → MSQLLKCPNPSCSYVFDATGLPAGMVLVCPRCTMRFALGPLPSTAPQTGVNPAVPGGGPSSANFPAPAPGGSPVIAPPPAAVSSGPVPANVIVSPLDAANTPRRSVDWLKTSLLTLLVLGAIGLAGYAVYYNLNLNQTRRTDSALHYRDFNLALTPLGEPWVPADDLRAQLGSPVFAAYQREEPAAVVLLAARNFDKRNPRFDELEEILRRLLRRIVEADTLTLMPPEEQDQKWMGLDLKGYRFRAQARDDQSVISGQAYYAAHQGVAYWFIGWTSEAAYEQVKPEFAHWRSRCRSLGLRDNWQPTLPSAVPYKNLEVGYSFSDLAQMWKEETDEETIKARDPQADKYLSLKLHAPGQRRDLPKEAFLLVYVLPGGGEPLQVAREYVEDSRRQELRAANPDLKVEFQERTEPPEGEPPVGGIETAAPILRLRSTVKNALDQNRLHVLSAVRVADGRVVAMHVWCNWNDRLALEQMMIQIASTLRAEGGGQ
- a CDS encoding MBL fold metallo-hydrolase yields the protein MLERKYIFPGVIELNLQAGRSFGVNLYLLDGGQEWLLLDIGEEETLDEVIELIRALDFPLSKCKMIVATHADVDHVQALARARERLRTRTAAHPRAAAAIEAGDAVETYAHISAQNFHVPMPPCKIDIKLQEGDVIRVGKLRLHVWHTPGHTPGQLSFKLGSLLFSGDNIYRDSCVGVIDAHHGSHIPDFIRSLERIRDDDAEFLLPSHGPIFRKDRAIIQRAIDRLQQYQYMADFGTCAVRWPLQEEWEQIILSGQWPPQW